A part of Olleya sp. Bg11-27 genomic DNA contains:
- a CDS encoding DUF4258 domain-containing protein codes for MKILHRFGYYFGGFAIGLVILAFFLNGRGVSCEYNYGPEARVLKNIRTKTLQFSAKSTSTITSKAIDTATISYILKKGDVDFSKSEPRKEPCGLYYIYGETKDNKYLELYIENCDSIATLQTINLLN; via the coding sequence ATGAAAATATTACACAGATTTGGTTATTATTTTGGTGGTTTTGCAATAGGATTAGTCATACTAGCTTTTTTCTTAAATGGAAGAGGTGTGTCTTGCGAATATAATTATGGTCCAGAAGCAAGAGTCCTAAAAAACATAAGAACAAAAACCCTTCAATTTTCTGCAAAAAGCACATCAACAATAACTTCTAAAGCTATTGATACAGCTACTATAAGCTATATCCTTAAAAAAGGAGATGTTGATTTTTCAAAAAGTGAACCTAGAAAAGAACCTTGCGGACTCTACTATATCTATGGAGAAACAAAAGACAACAAATATTTAGAATTATATATTGAAAATTGCGATAGCATTGCCACATTGCAAACGATCAACCTTTTAAATTAA
- a CDS encoding proline dehydrogenase family protein has translation MLQDTLFENTEVAFKLKSDSELERAYFLFKMISHQPLVRIGTAATNFALKAHLPVEGLIRATVFDHFCGGVNEDDCLPVIDKMFTAGVCSVLDYSVEGKAIENQFDSAKEKIMKLVEFSDEKEAMPIVVFKPTGLGRIFLFQKKGEGKTFTEEEEQEWSRIVGRYDAICKLAKTRDVEVLIDGEESWMQDAADDLAEDMMKLYNTDKPIVYNTLQTYRHDRLTFLKASHERAKFGGYTLGYKIVRGAYMEKERVRAEEKGYASPICKDKATTDQNFNDCLLYILDHLTTISIFIGTHNEESSFLALQLMEKLGIDKKDNRVWFGQLYGMSDHISFNLAAEGYNVAKYLPFGPVKDVMPYLIRRAEENTSVAGQTGRELTLLKAERKRRKRK, from the coding sequence ATGCTACAAGACACACTTTTTGAAAATACTGAAGTTGCATTTAAATTAAAAAGCGATTCAGAGCTAGAACGTGCTTACTTTTTGTTTAAAATGATATCTCATCAACCTTTGGTTAGAATAGGTACGGCAGCGACTAATTTTGCTTTAAAAGCACATTTACCTGTAGAGGGATTGATTAGAGCAACTGTTTTTGATCATTTTTGTGGCGGTGTAAATGAAGATGATTGTCTACCAGTTATTGATAAAATGTTTACTGCAGGTGTGTGTTCTGTTTTAGATTATTCAGTAGAAGGGAAAGCGATCGAAAATCAATTTGATTCTGCTAAAGAAAAGATAATGAAACTTGTCGAGTTTAGTGACGAGAAAGAAGCGATGCCTATCGTTGTTTTTAAACCAACAGGTTTAGGACGTATTTTCTTATTTCAAAAAAAAGGAGAAGGCAAAACCTTTACGGAAGAAGAGGAGCAAGAGTGGAGTAGAATTGTTGGACGTTATGATGCGATATGCAAATTAGCGAAAACAAGAGATGTTGAAGTGTTGATTGATGGTGAAGAAAGCTGGATGCAGGATGCTGCAGATGATTTGGCTGAAGATATGATGAAACTATATAACACGGATAAGCCTATCGTGTATAATACATTACAGACCTATAGACATGATAGATTGACTTTTTTAAAGGCCTCTCATGAGCGTGCTAAATTTGGAGGATACACATTAGGTTATAAGATTGTTAGAGGTGCTTACATGGAAAAAGAGCGTGTACGTGCTGAGGAAAAAGGCTATGCTTCACCAATTTGTAAAGATAAAGCGACTACAGATCAGAATTTTAATGATTGTTTGTTATATATATTAGATCATTTAACTACGATTTCGATTTTTATAGGAACCCATAACGAAGAAAGTTCTTTCTTGGCTTTACAGTTAATGGAAAAATTAGGTATTGATAAAAAGGATAATCGTGTGTGGTTTGGGCAGTTATATGGGATGAGTGATCATATTAGTTTTAATTTAGCAGCCGAAGGCTATAATGTTGCTAAGTATTTGCCATTTGGCCCTGTTAAAGACGTGATGCCTTATTTAATAAGACGTGCTGAAGAAAACACCTCTGTTGCTGGTCAAACTGGACGTGAGTTAACTTTGTTGAAAGCAGAGCGTAAAAGACGAAAGCGCAAATAG